The following are from one region of the Chanos chanos chromosome 10, fChaCha1.1, whole genome shotgun sequence genome:
- the ing1 gene encoding inhibitor of growth protein 1 isoform X1 — protein MLNPANGESLQVVTNYVEKYLDLVESLPLDLQRCVSLMKEIDAKYQDILKELDDAYQRHRQESDAVQKRRALHCIQRALIRTRELGDEKIQIAGQMIEIVENCSRQIEWQAELLQACQGSPETAVPVGSPSTTTTTTVTMTPMSTAQLSLGRPGADKRREETPGSVDKSGGKRSRRQKNGTENRENSNYGLDLSEDAGFGTPKEKKAKTSTSSSKKKKRSKAKQEREASPADLPIDPNEPTYCLCEQVSYGEMIGCDNDECPIEWFHFSCVGLHHKPKGKWYCPKCRGETEKTMDKALERSKKERAYNR, from the exons ATGTTGAACCCTGCAAACGGGGAATCGCTTCAAGTGGTTACAAATTATGTTGAAAAGTATTTGGATCTTGTGGAATCACTACCGCTAGATCTTCAAAGATGTGTTTCCTTAATGAAGGAAATTGACGCCAAATATCAAG ATATTCTTAAAGAACTAGATGATGCATATCAGAGACACCGACAGGAGTCAGACGCTGTACAGAAACGCCGAGCCCTTCACTGCATCCAGAGGGCCCTGATCCGAACTCGGGAGCTCGGAGACGAGAAAATTCAGATCGCTGGGCAGATGATAGAGATAGTGGAGAATTGCAGTAGGCAGATAGAATGGCAGGCAGAGCTCCTCCAGGCTTGTCAGGGTTCACCTGAGACTGCAGTTCCAGTGGGCAGCCCttccaccactacaaccacaacTGTAACCATGACTCCAATGTCTACAGCCCAGCTTAGCCTGGGCAGGCCTGGGGCAGACAAAAGACGAGAAGAGACGCCAGGATCGGTGGACAAGTCTGGCGGTAAGCGTTCAAGGCGGCAGAAGAATGGCACAGAGAACAGGGAAAACTCTAATTATGGGTTAGACCTCAGTGAGGACGCAGGCTTCGGAACgccaaaagagaagaaagccaAAACCTCGACGTCTTcatcaaagaagaagaagaggtctAAGGCGAAACAGGAACGGGAGGCGTCACCCGCCGACCTGCCCATCGACCCAAATGAACCCACCTACTGCCTATGCGAGCAAGTGTCATATGGAGAGATGATTGGCTGCGATAATGACGAATGTCCTATTGAGTGGTTTCATTTCTCTTGTGTGGGGCTACACCACAAACCCAAAGGCAAGTGGTACTGTCCGAAATGTCGAGGCGAGACAGAGAAGACGATGGACAAAGCTCTGGAGAGGTCCAAAAAGGAGCGGGCATACAACAGGtag
- the ube2al gene encoding ubiquitin conjugating enzyme E2 A, like isoform X1, whose protein sequence is MSTPARRRLMRDFKRLQEDPPAGVSGAPSENNIMVWNAVIFGPEGTPFEDGTFKLTVEFTEEYPNKPPTVRFVSKMFHPNVYADGSICLDILQNRWSPTYDVSSILTSIQSLLDEPNPNSPANSQAAQLYQENKREYEKRVSAIVEQSWRDN, encoded by the exons GCTCCAGGAGGACCCCCCGGCTGGTGTCAGTGGTGCCCCTTCTGAGAACAACATCATGGTTTGGAATGCGGTCATATTTGG CCCTGAAGGAACACCCTTTGAAGATG GTACATTTAAACTTACAGTGGAGTTCACAGAAGAGTACCCTAATAAGCCGCCCACTGTACGATTTGTCTCCAAAATGTTTCATCCCAATG TATATGCAGATGGAAGTATTTGTCTGGATATTCTACAGAACCGCTGGAGTCCAACCTATGATGTCTCGTCTATTCTAACCTCTATCCAG tCACTGCTTGATGAACCCAATCCTAATAGCCCTGCTAACAGCCAGGCAGCTCAGCTGTACCAGGAAAACAAGCGGGAATACGAAAAACGGGTGTCCGCTATCGTAGAGCAGAGTTGGAGGGACAACTGA
- the ing1 gene encoding inhibitor of growth protein 1 isoform X3, with product MLNPANGESLQVVTNYVEKYLDLVESLPLDLQRCVSLMKEIDAKYQDILKELDDAYQRHRQESDAVQKRRALHCIQRALIRTRELGDEKIQIAGQMIEIVENCSRQIEWQAELLQACQDKRREETPGSVDKSGGKRSRRQKNGTENRENSNYGLDLSEDAGFGTPKEKKAKTSTSSSKKKKRSKAKQEREASPADLPIDPNEPTYCLCEQVSYGEMIGCDNDECPIEWFHFSCVGLHHKPKGKWYCPKCRGETEKTMDKALERSKKERAYNR from the exons ATGTTGAACCCTGCAAACGGGGAATCGCTTCAAGTGGTTACAAATTATGTTGAAAAGTATTTGGATCTTGTGGAATCACTACCGCTAGATCTTCAAAGATGTGTTTCCTTAATGAAGGAAATTGACGCCAAATATCAAG ATATTCTTAAAGAACTAGATGATGCATATCAGAGACACCGACAGGAGTCAGACGCTGTACAGAAACGCCGAGCCCTTCACTGCATCCAGAGGGCCCTGATCCGAACTCGGGAGCTCGGAGACGAGAAAATTCAGATCGCTGGGCAGATGATAGAGATAGTGGAGAATTGCAGTAGGCAGATAGAATGGCAGGCAGAGCTCCTCCAGGCTTGTCAGG ACAAAAGACGAGAAGAGACGCCAGGATCGGTGGACAAGTCTGGCGGTAAGCGTTCAAGGCGGCAGAAGAATGGCACAGAGAACAGGGAAAACTCTAATTATGGGTTAGACCTCAGTGAGGACGCAGGCTTCGGAACgccaaaagagaagaaagccaAAACCTCGACGTCTTcatcaaagaagaagaagaggtctAAGGCGAAACAGGAACGGGAGGCGTCACCCGCCGACCTGCCCATCGACCCAAATGAACCCACCTACTGCCTATGCGAGCAAGTGTCATATGGAGAGATGATTGGCTGCGATAATGACGAATGTCCTATTGAGTGGTTTCATTTCTCTTGTGTGGGGCTACACCACAAACCCAAAGGCAAGTGGTACTGTCCGAAATGTCGAGGCGAGACAGAGAAGACGATGGACAAAGCTCTGGAGAGGTCCAAAAAGGAGCGGGCATACAACAGGtag
- the ing1 gene encoding inhibitor of growth protein 1 isoform X2, protein MLNPANGESLQVVTNYVEKYLDLVESLPLDLQRCVSLMKEIDAKYQDILKELDDAYQRHRQESDAVQKRRALHCIQRALIRTRELGDEKIQIAGQMIEIVENCSRQIEWQAELLQACQGSPETALSLGRPGADKRREETPGSVDKSGGKRSRRQKNGTENRENSNYGLDLSEDAGFGTPKEKKAKTSTSSSKKKKRSKAKQEREASPADLPIDPNEPTYCLCEQVSYGEMIGCDNDECPIEWFHFSCVGLHHKPKGKWYCPKCRGETEKTMDKALERSKKERAYNR, encoded by the exons ATGTTGAACCCTGCAAACGGGGAATCGCTTCAAGTGGTTACAAATTATGTTGAAAAGTATTTGGATCTTGTGGAATCACTACCGCTAGATCTTCAAAGATGTGTTTCCTTAATGAAGGAAATTGACGCCAAATATCAAG ATATTCTTAAAGAACTAGATGATGCATATCAGAGACACCGACAGGAGTCAGACGCTGTACAGAAACGCCGAGCCCTTCACTGCATCCAGAGGGCCCTGATCCGAACTCGGGAGCTCGGAGACGAGAAAATTCAGATCGCTGGGCAGATGATAGAGATAGTGGAGAATTGCAGTAGGCAGATAGAATGGCAGGCAGAGCTCCTCCAGGCTTGTCAGGGTTCACCTGAGACTGCA CTTAGCCTGGGCAGGCCTGGGGCAGACAAAAGACGAGAAGAGACGCCAGGATCGGTGGACAAGTCTGGCGGTAAGCGTTCAAGGCGGCAGAAGAATGGCACAGAGAACAGGGAAAACTCTAATTATGGGTTAGACCTCAGTGAGGACGCAGGCTTCGGAACgccaaaagagaagaaagccaAAACCTCGACGTCTTcatcaaagaagaagaagaggtctAAGGCGAAACAGGAACGGGAGGCGTCACCCGCCGACCTGCCCATCGACCCAAATGAACCCACCTACTGCCTATGCGAGCAAGTGTCATATGGAGAGATGATTGGCTGCGATAATGACGAATGTCCTATTGAGTGGTTTCATTTCTCTTGTGTGGGGCTACACCACAAACCCAAAGGCAAGTGGTACTGTCCGAAATGTCGAGGCGAGACAGAGAAGACGATGGACAAAGCTCTGGAGAGGTCCAAAAAGGAGCGGGCATACAACAGGtag